One segment of Dolichospermum sp. DET69 DNA contains the following:
- a CDS encoding CRR6 family NdhI maturation factor, with protein sequence MTITITLNNDFIDSLDVSPALTVIEPLLQAGSISSHEQQLRLEINYELEENDPRELSEIPEVRLWFVRLDAKYPWLPFLLDWKAGELARYAAMLVPHQFSAKEGIQYNPEALEIFLMHKIFVLSDWLQRQNIASPSRLKSLAQILGYELDDAFFEMIEKTNL encoded by the coding sequence ATGACAATCACAATCACCCTCAACAACGACTTTATTGATAGTTTAGATGTATCACCTGCCCTAACGGTGATTGAACCACTGCTGCAAGCCGGAAGCATTTCTTCCCATGAACAGCAACTACGTCTAGAAATTAATTATGAACTGGAAGAAAATGATCCGCGGGAACTATCGGAAATTCCAGAGGTAAGACTGTGGTTTGTGCGTCTTGATGCTAAGTATCCCTGGTTGCCATTTTTACTAGACTGGAAAGCGGGAGAATTAGCTAGGTATGCAGCGATGTTAGTACCTCATCAGTTTAGTGCTAAAGAAGGTATCCAATATAACCCCGAAGCTTTAGAAATATTTTTGATGCACAAAATTTTTGTTTTAAGTGATTGGCTACAAAGACAAAATATTGCTAGTCCGTCTCGACTTAAATCTTTGGCGCAAATTCTGGGTTATGAATTGGATGATGCTTTCTTTGAAATGATTGAAAAAACTAATTTGTAA
- a CDS encoding VWA domain-containing protein, translating to MKVNLQLALNDTGIDANQTSTQRQLAISVSASGETIDRTVPLNLCLILDHSGSMTGKSLETVKTAASLLVDRLTSEDRLSIVVFDHRAKVLIPNQLITDREHIKKQIKQLTADGGTAIDEGLRLGIEELAKGKHDTVSQAFLLTDGENEHGDNDRCLKFAQLAASYNLTLNTLGFGDNWNDKVLEKIADAGMGTLSYIQHPDQAVSEFGRLFSRMQTVGLTNAQLLLSLMPNVRLAELKPIAQVSPDTIELPVQPESDGRLAVRLGDLMKDGERVVLVNIYVGQLPEGKQAIANIQVRYDDPAHNQIGLYSPNLPIYAHVTGVYQPAPNPQVQQSVLALAKYRQTQLAETRLQQGDRAGAATMLQTAAKTALQMGDTSAATVLQVSATRLQAGEELSESDRKKTRIVSKTVLQDASPQ from the coding sequence ATGAAAGTTAATTTACAACTAGCATTAAATGATACTGGCATAGATGCCAATCAAACCAGCACTCAACGTCAATTAGCAATTTCCGTTTCTGCCAGTGGTGAAACCATAGATCGGACTGTACCATTAAATTTATGCTTAATACTTGATCATAGCGGTTCCATGACGGGGAAATCCCTGGAAACTGTGAAAACCGCTGCTAGTTTATTAGTAGATCGTCTAACTTCTGAAGATCGCCTCAGTATTGTAGTGTTTGATCACCGTGCCAAAGTTTTAATCCCCAATCAGTTAATTACAGACCGAGAACATATCAAAAAGCAAATTAAACAACTTACTGCTGATGGGGGAACTGCCATTGATGAGGGTTTACGTTTGGGAATAGAGGAATTAGCCAAAGGTAAACATGATACCGTTTCCCAAGCATTCTTACTCACAGATGGCGAAAATGAACATGGTGATAACGATCGCTGTTTAAAATTTGCCCAATTAGCAGCCAGTTATAATTTAACGCTGAATACATTGGGATTTGGTGACAATTGGAATGATAAAGTTTTAGAAAAAATTGCTGATGCTGGGATGGGAACGTTGTCTTATATTCAACACCCAGATCAGGCTGTATCGGAATTTGGGCGGTTGTTTAGTCGAATGCAAACAGTGGGATTGACTAACGCTCAACTATTATTATCCTTAATGCCAAATGTGCGGTTGGCAGAACTCAAACCCATAGCCCAAGTTTCCCCAGATACCATTGAATTACCAGTACAACCAGAAAGTGATGGACGGTTGGCTGTGAGATTAGGAGATTTAATGAAAGACGGGGAACGGGTAGTTTTAGTTAATATTTATGTGGGACAGTTGCCAGAAGGTAAACAGGCGATCGCTAATATTCAAGTTCGCTACGATGATCCTGCCCATAACCAAATCGGGTTATACTCCCCCAATCTACCAATTTATGCTCATGTCACCGGGGTCTACCAACCAGCACCAAATCCCCAGGTACAACAATCGGTTTTAGCTTTAGCCAAATATCGGCAAACCCAGTTAGCAGAAACGAGATTACAGCAAGGTGATCGGGCTGGGGCAGCCACGATGTTACAAACGGCGGCTAAAACAGCTTTACAAATGGGAGATACTAGTGCGGCAACGGTGTTACAAGTTTCCGCCACACGCTTACAAGCCGGGGAAGAGTTATCAGAAAGCGATCGCAAAAAAACCAGAATTGTCTCAAAAACTGTTTTGCAAGATGCTTCTCCTCAATGA
- a CDS encoding YgiT-type zinc finger protein: MLPIDKCVVCNGNLLETKVTEIIKGGSNTATLQVNASVCRNCGERFYHVDTIRKLENIKLK; the protein is encoded by the coding sequence ATGCTTCCGATTGATAAATGTGTAGTTTGTAATGGCAACTTATTAGAAACTAAAGTAACAGAAATTATCAAAGGTGGTAGTAATACCGCAACATTACAAGTAAATGCTTCAGTTTGCCGAAATTGTGGAGAACGTTTTTATCATGTAGATACAATTAGAAAATTAGAAAATATCAAACTCAAATGA
- a CDS encoding HU family DNA-binding protein, which yields MNKGELVDAVAEKANVTKKQADQVLSAAIETIVEAVSSGDKVTLVGFGSFESRERKAREGRNPKTNEKMEIPATRVPAFSAGKLFRERVAPPKEPKEPKE from the coding sequence ATGAACAAGGGCGAATTAGTTGATGCAGTAGCTGAAAAGGCTAACGTTACCAAGAAACAGGCTGACCAAGTTCTGAGCGCTGCCATAGAAACCATTGTTGAAGCGGTTTCTTCTGGTGATAAGGTAACATTGGTAGGATTTGGTTCTTTTGAATCACGGGAACGCAAAGCCCGTGAAGGACGCAACCCCAAAACCAACGAAAAAATGGAAATTCCCGCTACTAGAGTTCCTGCTTTCTCGGCTGGGAAACTGTTTAGAGAAAGAGTAGCACCTCCAAAAGAGCCAAAAGAGCCAAAAGAGTAA
- a CDS encoding VWA domain-containing protein: MKVQLTSALNDTNVDAAQQSNQRQLSISISAIPSEFEQNLPLNLCLILDQSGSMSGGPMNIVIQAVEQLLDQLKVGDRISVIGFAGKSGVIIPNQIVQNIETIKTQLKARLKAAGGTVIAEGLSLGITELLKGTKGTVSQAFLLTDGHGDNGLQIWKWQIGPNDNKRCLQLAQKAAKLNLTINTLGFGHDWNPDLLEKIADAGGGTLAYIENPEQAVTQFARLFRRVQSVGLTNAHLLLSFIPAVRLAELKPIAQVAPDTIELPVETDANGTLVVRLGDLMKDAERVVLANIYLGQLPEGKQVIGHVQIRYDDPSLNKQGLLSPLMPIYANFTKTYGPALNAQVLQSILVLAKYRQTQLAEAKLEQGDRIGAATMLQTAANTALQIGDTNAATVLQISATRLQAGEELTEADRKKTRMASKTVLKA, translated from the coding sequence ATGAAAGTTCAACTAACATCGGCTCTAAATGATACTAACGTTGATGCTGCCCAACAAAGTAATCAACGCCAACTCTCAATTTCCATTTCCGCAATTCCGTCTGAGTTTGAACAAAATTTGCCATTGAATCTGTGCTTGATTCTCGATCAAAGTGGTTCTATGTCCGGTGGACCCATGAATATCGTGATTCAAGCAGTTGAGCAATTATTGGATCAGTTAAAAGTTGGCGACCGCATTTCCGTGATCGGTTTTGCTGGCAAATCTGGAGTCATTATTCCCAACCAAATCGTCCAAAATATAGAAACCATCAAAACTCAGCTAAAAGCCAGGCTCAAGGCTGCTGGTGGCACTGTAATTGCTGAAGGTTTATCTTTGGGGATTACAGAATTACTCAAAGGCACAAAAGGGACTGTTTCCCAAGCCTTCCTCCTCACAGATGGACATGGGGATAATGGCTTACAAATTTGGAAATGGCAAATTGGACCAAATGACAATAAACGGTGTTTACAACTTGCCCAAAAAGCTGCCAAACTCAACCTGACAATTAACACCCTGGGTTTTGGTCATGACTGGAACCCAGACTTACTAGAAAAAATTGCTGATGCTGGAGGTGGGACTCTCGCTTATATTGAGAACCCCGAACAAGCCGTAACTCAATTTGCAAGGCTGTTTCGTCGGGTGCAATCAGTGGGGTTAACAAATGCCCACTTACTTCTATCTTTCATTCCCGCTGTGCGTCTAGCAGAACTTAAACCCATCGCCCAAGTTGCACCAGATACCATCGAACTACCAGTAGAAACCGATGCAAATGGGACTTTGGTAGTGCGGTTAGGGGATTTAATGAAAGATGCGGAACGGGTAGTTTTAGCGAATATTTATCTGGGACAATTACCAGAAGGGAAACAAGTCATTGGCCATGTCCAAATTCGCTATGATGATCCATCTCTGAATAAACAGGGATTACTTTCTCCGTTGATGCCAATATATGCTAATTTCACCAAGACCTATGGACCTGCTCTCAATGCTCAGGTGCTACAGTCAATTTTGGTATTAGCTAAATATCGCCAAACTCAATTAGCCGAAGCAAAATTAGAACAAGGCGATCGCATTGGGGCAGCAACCATGCTCCAAACTGCTGCTAACACCGCTTTACAAATCGGTGATACCAATGCAGCCACAGTGTTACAAATTTCGGCAACTCGCTTACAAGCCGGTGAAGAACTAACAGAAGCTGACCGCAAAAAGACGAGAATGGCATCAAAGACTGTTTTGAAAGCATAG
- a CDS encoding DUF29 domain-containing protein gives MTTHQPRVITNYNLYEQDFYLWIETTSKQLKAGKFAEIDLANLIEEIESMGRSEKRELKSRLIVLLMHLLKWQYQPEKRSESWRSTITEQRICIELLLEDSPSLQPLLIEIFTDCYEKARLKASEETGMKLNFFPKESPFTLEETLKNSFLNN, from the coding sequence ATGACAACACATCAACCAAGAGTAATTACAAATTATAATCTTTACGAACAAGATTTTTACCTATGGATAGAAACAACATCTAAACAATTAAAAGCAGGAAAATTTGCAGAAATTGATTTAGCAAATCTGATAGAAGAAATTGAAAGCATGGGAAGAAGTGAAAAACGGGAGTTAAAAAGCCGTTTAATTGTGCTACTAATGCACTTACTAAAATGGCAATATCAACCCGAAAAACGCAGTGAAAGCTGGCGTAGTACGATTACAGAACAACGTATTTGTATTGAATTATTATTAGAAGATAGTCCTAGTTTGCAACCTCTACTTATAGAAATATTTACAGATTGTTATGAAAAAGCTCGTTTAAAAGCATCTGAAGAAACAGGAATGAAATTAAATTTCTTTCCTAAAGAATCTCCTTTTACTTTAGAAGAAACCCTAAAAAATTCCTTTTTGAATAATTAA
- a CDS encoding DUF3685 domain-containing protein, with amino-acid sequence MSDRLLQFLLIDPDPIFRLGLKVTLEAIPNLQVIADVATETAALQVLSEINSRQIKLIILELDNEQLELQFCKQLKALYPHIPVLLLSSKPQPELLIGAKAIGINGYCPKGISISQLVPIIQEVANGGYYWFVDPVIINSSLPFVKLRSNLQNSGINNIDQALYQITEQLKLPGKTLLNKAILAGQRRELLAARWVVNHLLTTEEERQKLPKKILSSQVVFKSDSQLLINIPPVVSSQKLQSELLTLCSTKLQFALNNISNTPLEIDILREDKKRELLYIILQKFSQQLDEIHTFNFDKNQLFNLTDKILMDLWQFTITEFFGNYSQISLDKQEINIVKFLLDKTTDSQTEIIKKVPLFFELLSYLLLFTDLCIDNISYPAGSTEAQSQALVILENLFIHIANTVIQPLLNYLADVETIKQNFYDRQMISTREIEKFRNNLSWKYQLYQYITEAQTIFESRHELFIFSPRGIAKISIYSPRNQELAQLSGVPLGVTLILEFRDAISPRIQSLVGFLGTGIVFVLTQVIGKGLGLVGRGILQGIGSVSLTEKGQRKHK; translated from the coding sequence ATGAGCGATCGCCTTTTACAATTCTTATTAATTGACCCAGATCCAATTTTCCGTTTAGGACTAAAGGTAACACTCGAAGCTATTCCTAATTTACAAGTAATAGCAGATGTTGCCACAGAGACTGCTGCTTTACAGGTTTTATCGGAAATAAATTCTCGGCAAATTAAATTAATCATCTTAGAATTAGATAATGAACAGCTAGAGTTACAATTCTGTAAACAACTAAAAGCTTTATATCCCCACATACCTGTATTACTTCTAAGTTCCAAACCTCAACCAGAATTGCTCATTGGTGCAAAAGCGATAGGGATAAATGGTTATTGTCCTAAAGGTATCTCAATTTCTCAATTAGTCCCCATAATTCAAGAAGTAGCTAATGGTGGTTATTATTGGTTTGTAGATCCAGTAATTATTAATTCTTCTTTACCATTTGTTAAATTGCGAAGTAATTTACAAAATTCAGGAATTAACAATATTGATCAAGCTCTTTATCAAATCACAGAACAATTAAAATTACCGGGAAAAACTCTATTAAATAAAGCAATTTTAGCAGGACAACGACGGGAACTTTTAGCGGCTCGCTGGGTTGTTAATCACTTATTAACAACCGAGGAAGAAAGACAAAAGTTACCAAAAAAAATACTTAGTAGTCAAGTAGTTTTCAAATCAGATTCACAACTATTGATCAATATACCACCTGTAGTGAGTTCTCAAAAACTGCAATCTGAATTGTTGACATTATGTTCAACTAAACTGCAATTTGCTTTAAATAATATTAGTAATACACCTTTAGAAATTGATATTCTTCGAGAAGATAAAAAAAGAGAGTTACTTTATATTATTCTCCAAAAATTTTCTCAGCAATTGGATGAAATTCATACCTTTAATTTTGATAAAAATCAACTATTTAATTTAACAGATAAGATTTTAATGGATTTATGGCAATTTACTATTACAGAATTTTTTGGTAATTACTCCCAGATTAGTTTAGATAAACAAGAGATAAATATAGTTAAATTTTTATTAGATAAAACCACAGATTCGCAAACAGAAATAATCAAAAAAGTCCCTTTATTTTTTGAATTGTTATCTTATTTGCTACTATTCACAGATTTATGTATTGATAATATCTCTTACCCTGCTGGTAGCACAGAAGCTCAATCTCAAGCATTAGTAATTTTAGAAAATTTATTTATTCACATCGCTAATACTGTAATTCAACCTTTATTAAATTATTTAGCAGATGTAGAAACCATTAAACAAAATTTTTATGATCGGCAAATGATTTCCACTAGGGAAATTGAGAAATTTAGAAATAACTTATCTTGGAAATATCAATTATATCAATATATAACTGAAGCGCAAACAATTTTTGAAAGTCGTCATGAATTATTTATTTTTTCCCCTCGGGGAATTGCTAAAATATCAATTTATTCTCCTCGTAATCAAGAATTAGCTCAACTTTCTGGTGTTCCTCTAGGGGTAACATTAATACTAGAATTTCGGGATGCTATTTCCCCACGCATACAATCGTTAGTAGGGTTTTTAGGAACTGGAATTGTTTTCGTGCTTACTCAAGTAATCGGTAAGGGTTTAGGTTTAGTGGGTAGAGGTATTTTACAAGGAATTGGTAGCGTTTCTTTGACAGAAAAAGGACAACGGAAGCATAAGTGA
- a CDS encoding transcriptional repressor, giving the protein MYKQASSPKPIRSLQDALDRCQMLGMRVSRQRRFVLELLWQAQEHLSAREIYDRLNKEGKEIGHTSVYQNLEALSSQSIIECIEHGDGRLYGNNSDSHSHVNCMDTNQILDVHIELPEELLRQVEAQTGITISEYTINFYGHRQEVSVND; this is encoded by the coding sequence ATGTACAAGCAAGCGAGTTCTCCTAAACCTATTCGTTCGTTACAAGATGCTTTGGATAGGTGTCAAATGTTGGGAATGCGTGTCAGTCGTCAACGGCGTTTTGTATTGGAGTTGCTTTGGCAAGCGCAGGAACATCTTTCTGCCAGAGAGATTTATGATCGACTTAATAAAGAAGGTAAGGAAATTGGACATACTTCTGTGTATCAAAATCTAGAGGCTTTATCTAGCCAAAGTATTATAGAGTGTATTGAACACGGTGATGGGCGATTATATGGAAATAACAGTGATTCCCATAGTCATGTTAACTGTATGGATACAAATCAAATTTTAGATGTGCATATAGAATTACCTGAAGAGTTGTTACGTCAAGTAGAAGCACAAACAGGGATCACGATTTCTGAATATACTATTAACTTTTATGGTCATCGTCAGGAAGTAAGTGTCAATGATTAG
- a CDS encoding glycosyltransferase family 9 protein codes for MRVVALVPGSVDNQILFFATLDDLKRYYPQAQIDVIVEPQSKAAYRVSKSVHDVLTFDYKDRNSLADWGNLVGMIRDREYDVAIIVGQSWLVSLLMWLTGIRTRIGYQGQGAVFLSNPITPNLSQYVAKMYHDLLKPLKIDTPCPALTVNVPKLDIEWAQGEQKRLGVNDTGFILINAGGTTVDTTYPVENWQQIIAACQEKQPDLPVVVIKEANNDAFVRSLLEHCHNIKVTSPDDIGKLTAIIGGASLMLSVENSLLQLGIAVETYTITLLSSTDAEKLLPTSEKVLAITSPTGKLADILPQTVLEKIWGG; via the coding sequence ATGCGTGTAGTAGCCCTTGTCCCTGGTTCAGTTGATAACCAAATTCTTTTTTTTGCCACCCTTGATGATCTAAAGCGTTATTATCCGCAAGCGCAAATAGATGTGATTGTAGAACCCCAGTCAAAAGCTGCTTACCGGGTTAGCAAGTCAGTTCATGATGTATTAACCTTTGATTATAAAGATCGTAATAGTCTAGCTGATTGGGGTAACTTAGTCGGCATGATCCGAGATCGGGAGTATGATGTCGCTATTATTGTCGGACAAAGTTGGTTAGTGAGTTTACTAATGTGGTTAACAGGAATCCGCACACGTATTGGCTACCAAGGACAAGGTGCGGTGTTTCTGAGTAATCCCATTACACCTAACCTATCCCAATATGTGGCAAAAATGTACCATGACTTACTAAAACCTTTAAAAATAGATACTCCTTGTCCAGCATTAACCGTAAATGTGCCTAAACTAGATATTGAATGGGCGCAAGGAGAACAAAAACGTCTAGGAGTAAATGACACAGGTTTTATTCTCATCAATGCTGGGGGAACTACTGTAGATACAACCTATCCTGTAGAAAATTGGCAACAAATCATTGCAGCTTGTCAAGAAAAACAACCAGATTTACCTGTTGTTGTCATTAAAGAAGCCAATAATGACGCTTTTGTGCGATCGCTTTTAGAACATTGTCACAATATTAAAGTTACTTCCCCGGATGATATTGGCAAATTAACCGCTATCATTGGTGGTGCTAGTTTAATGTTATCTGTGGAAAATAGTCTTCTTCAACTGGGTATAGCAGTAGAAACATATACAATTACTTTGCTAAGTTCTACGGACGCAGAAAAATTATTACCTACAAGCGAGAAAGTCTTAGCTATTACTTCACCAACTGGAAAGTTAGCGGACATTCTCCCCCAAACAGTCCTAGAAAAAATTTGGGGAGGCTGA
- a CDS encoding NAD(P)/FAD-dependent oxidoreductase, translating to MSNIDYDIIVIGGSITGYQAALIATQLQAKVGLIVSADISHNYNLNYQYVLSEINQIPQQFRNLANLGIYETNINLNIAPLNWTKGLSYANAVLKNLDQINSLANLTAQGVDIIVDNGQFQSAPKLSFTVNERRLYSRTYLLANGSSPLIPKIPGLDTIEYLTLTNIWASLEKTTLPENWVIIGGIPQSIEIAQILARFGCKVTLIVKYSHILPDLDPEIAQLLTAQLEVDGVRVFTQTQVTQIRQIDHKKWVQAGNLAIETDEILIATGQKPNLEYLNLPAVGVKQHQHRLVVNEKLQTTNHRIYACGDVLGGYDIQNIGNYEANIAVENALFFPRLKVNYQSVPWGIYSQPMVAQVGLTEIQAKNQYPQNQVLVLKQYFKTATAAQIHGEITGVCKLIVLENGKILGCSILGIEAGYLINLISLAISQNIKVQHLAKLSPIYPSFSEILRETAREWNRHRINKNHVLQELLLSFFNYRRDWNL from the coding sequence ATGAGTAATATTGATTATGATATCATCGTTATTGGTGGCAGTATTACTGGATACCAAGCTGCTTTAATCGCTACTCAGCTACAGGCTAAAGTTGGTTTGATTGTTAGCGCAGATATTTCTCATAACTATAATTTAAATTATCAATATGTGCTAAGTGAAATTAATCAAATTCCCCAGCAATTTCGTAATTTAGCAAATTTAGGAATTTATGAAACAAATATTAACCTAAACATAGCACCTCTTAATTGGACAAAGGGATTGTCTTATGCAAATGCTGTATTAAAAAATCTTGATCAAATAAATTCTTTAGCTAATTTAACTGCCCAAGGTGTTGATATTATTGTTGATAATGGTCAATTTCAATCTGCTCCGAAATTAAGTTTTACAGTTAATGAAAGACGGTTATATAGTCGCACTTACTTACTCGCTAATGGTTCTAGTCCATTAATTCCCAAGATTCCGGGATTAGATACGATTGAATATCTGACTCTAACTAATATTTGGGCATCTTTAGAAAAAACAACATTACCAGAAAATTGGGTAATTATTGGTGGTATTCCTCAAAGTATAGAAATTGCTCAGATTTTAGCTAGATTTGGTTGTAAAGTCACATTAATAGTTAAATATTCCCATATTTTGCCTGATCTTGATCCAGAAATAGCCCAATTACTAACAGCACAATTAGAAGTTGATGGTGTGCGTGTTTTCACACAAACCCAAGTCACTCAAATCCGACAAATAGACCATAAAAAATGGGTGCAAGCCGGAAATTTAGCGATTGAAACTGATGAAATTTTGATTGCTACGGGACAAAAGCCAAATTTAGAATATCTGAATTTACCAGCAGTAGGAGTAAAACAGCATCAACACCGCTTGGTTGTCAATGAAAAATTGCAAACAACTAATCATCGTATTTATGCTTGTGGTGATGTCCTAGGCGGTTATGATATTCAGAATATTGGTAATTATGAAGCTAATATTGCCGTAGAAAATGCTTTATTTTTTCCCAGACTGAAAGTTAATTATCAATCTGTTCCTTGGGGAATATATTCTCAGCCAATGGTAGCCCAAGTTGGTTTAACAGAAATTCAAGCTAAAAACCAATATCCTCAAAATCAAGTTTTAGTTTTAAAGCAATATTTTAAAACAGCTACAGCCGCACAAATACACGGAGAAATTACAGGTGTTTGTAAATTAATAGTTTTAGAAAATGGCAAAATTTTAGGCTGTTCTATATTAGGAATAGAAGCAGGATACTTAATTAATTTAATTAGTTTAGCAATATCACAAAATATTAAAGTTCAGCATTTAGCTAAATTGTCGCCTATTTATCCCAGCTTTTCCGAAATTCTTAGAGAAACAGCGCGAGAATGGAATAGACACAGAATTAATAAAAATCATGTTTTACAAGAATTATTACTAAGTTTCTTTAATTATCGTCGTGATTGGAATTTATAG
- a CDS encoding threonine-phosphate decarboxylase: MPQQAHGGNLSWAAALAGCSPDAIVDFSASISPLGPPNSVIAAIVSQLGNLINYPDPEYSDLRLALSRFHQIPVEWILPGNGSAELLTLVGRELAQLTATVLLTPAFGDYYRTLAVDNARLLEFPVDLSTGKENMALLPDFSLETSEFGLLLNNPHNPTGKLFSRESVLPYLEKFALVVVDEAFMDFLPPEEEQSLIGLVQEYENLVILRSLTKFYSLPGLRLGYAIAHPQRLAKWKLWRDPWPVNTLAAAAAIAALQDTQFQNDTWKWLPAARNKLFQGLESIPGLRPLEGTVNYLLVESQQSASQLQQQLLQQHQILIRDCLSFKELGDRYFRVAVRTESDNQRLLTGLKELKIKN; the protein is encoded by the coding sequence ATGCCACAACAAGCACACGGGGGAAACTTATCTTGGGCAGCAGCACTGGCTGGCTGTTCCCCTGATGCTATTGTGGATTTTTCTGCCAGTATCAGCCCCTTGGGACCACCAAACAGCGTTATTGCTGCGATTGTGTCCCAACTGGGTAATCTGATAAATTATCCTGACCCAGAGTATAGTGACTTGAGACTAGCTCTGAGTCGTTTTCATCAAATACCTGTGGAGTGGATTTTGCCAGGTAATGGTTCAGCAGAATTATTAACTCTAGTGGGTAGAGAATTAGCACAATTAACAGCAACAGTCTTGCTAACTCCAGCTTTTGGCGACTATTACCGCACTCTTGCGGTTGATAACGCTAGATTGCTGGAGTTTCCTGTAGATCTGTCCACAGGGAAGGAGAATATGGCTCTATTGCCAGATTTCAGCCTTGAAACTTCAGAATTTGGGTTACTGCTGAATAATCCACACAACCCGACAGGAAAATTATTTTCCCGGGAATCTGTTTTACCGTATTTAGAAAAATTTGCTTTGGTGGTTGTAGATGAAGCGTTTATGGATTTTTTGCCTCCAGAGGAGGAACAAAGTCTCATTGGGTTGGTGCAAGAATATGAGAATTTAGTGATTTTACGATCGCTCACCAAATTTTACAGTTTACCAGGGCTAAGATTGGGATATGCCATCGCTCACCCCCAGCGGTTGGCAAAGTGGAAATTATGGCGAGATCCCTGGCCTGTCAATACTTTAGCCGCAGCCGCAGCGATCGCCGCTCTCCAAGATACACAATTCCAAAACGACACCTGGAAATGGCTACCAGCGGCGAGAAATAAACTATTTCAAGGTCTAGAATCAATTCCCGGTTTAAGACCCCTAGAAGGCACTGTTAATTACCTATTGGTAGAATCTCAACAATCTGCTTCTCAGTTACAACAGCAACTACTTCAGCAACACCAGATTTTAATTCGTGATTGTTTAAGTTTTAAGGAATTAGGCGATCGCTATTTCCGCGTTGCAGTCCGCACTGAATCCGATAACCAACGCCTATTAACCGGTCTTAAAGAATTAAAAATTAAAAATTAA
- a CDS encoding helix-turn-helix domain-containing protein encodes MTMGCRLRILLTDEEKLTLEELRKAKDVPQRTKDRAQVLLLNARGLKNEEIAQGLNWAISTVRQTLHRWEKMGLAGLWDAPGRGGKPRYSEDDLHYLENCLLEEPQTYSSKQLAKKLASERQVHLSADRLRRVLKARGKVINTQRG; translated from the coding sequence ATGACTATGGGATGCCGACTGAGAATTTTGTTAACTGATGAGGAAAAATTAACACTAGAAGAGTTGAGAAAAGCCAAAGACGTTCCTCAACGCACTAAAGATCGCGCTCAAGTTTTGCTATTGAACGCTCGGGGATTAAAAAATGAGGAAATTGCTCAAGGTTTAAACTGGGCGATTTCTACAGTCCGTCAGACCCTACATCGTTGGGAAAAAATGGGTTTAGCAGGATTATGGGATGCTCCAGGTCGAGGAGGAAAACCCCGTTATTCAGAAGATGATTTACACTATTTAGAAAACTGTCTCCTAGAAGAACCTCAGACTTATAGCTCTAAACAACTAGCCAAAAAACTAGCATCTGAGCGACAAGTTCATTTAAGTGCTGACCGACTCCGCAGAGTTCTTAAAGCCAGGGGCAAGGTCATCAATACACAGAGAGGATAA